A genomic segment from Nitratiruptor sp. YY08-10 encodes:
- a CDS encoding F0F1 ATP synthase subunit B, with protein MKHKLLTFLLLGSVSLFANEAAASGGTDIIPRTVNFLIFAAILYYLAAEPIKRFFQDRKEGIAKRLEEVEAKLKEAKEEKAQAEAELQKAKELAQEIVETAKQEIEILTKEIKEQAKQEIELLEKSFEESMELERRKRVRAITKEVLEELFEEKALELEKEKFVNLIVKKVA; from the coding sequence GTGAAGCATAAACTTCTGACGTTTCTACTGCTTGGCTCTGTTTCATTGTTCGCCAATGAAGCAGCTGCAAGTGGTGGAACGGATATCATTCCAAGAACCGTTAACTTCTTGATCTTTGCAGCTATTTTATACTATCTGGCTGCAGAACCTATCAAGCGTTTTTTCCAAGATAGGAAAGAGGGCATCGCAAAAAGACTCGAAGAGGTTGAAGCGAAGCTGAAAGAAGCAAAAGAGGAGAAAGCCCAGGCTGAAGCAGAGTTGCAGAAAGCAAAAGAGTTGGCTCAAGAGATTGTCGAGACGGCAAAACAGGAGATTGAGATCTTAACAAAAGAGATCAAAGAGCAGGCGAAACAAGAGATTGAGCTCCTTGAAAAGAGTTTTGAAGAGAGTATGGAACTTGAAAGAAGAAAGCGAGTTCGGGCTATAACGAAAGAGGTTCTTGAAGAGCTTTTTGAAGAGAAAGCGCTTGAACTTGAAAAAGAGAAATTTGTCAATCTTATCGTGAAGAAGGTGGCCTGA
- a CDS encoding F0F1 ATP synthase subunit delta, whose product MEELIAKRYAKALMESCSKKELQAIENALSAIAALFSDWKVKEFIISPEVEKSAKEEILLVPFQNAGKKFENLIKLLAEKDRLEIIPALANELKIQRALNERKFDGVVYSEFKLSDSELKKIAEALSKKVDGEVILHQGKEPYDGIKVEVNTVGIEIEFSKSKIKKQLIENILKAI is encoded by the coding sequence ATGGAAGAGTTGATTGCCAAACGGTATGCAAAAGCGTTGATGGAGAGTTGCAGTAAAAAGGAGCTTCAGGCAATAGAAAATGCTCTTTCGGCAATAGCGGCACTGTTTAGTGACTGGAAGGTCAAAGAGTTTATCATTTCACCTGAAGTGGAGAAATCGGCAAAAGAGGAGATACTTCTCGTTCCTTTTCAAAATGCAGGGAAAAAGTTTGAAAATTTGATCAAACTGTTAGCTGAAAAAGATCGACTCGAAATTATTCCTGCCCTTGCCAATGAACTGAAAATCCAAAGAGCGTTGAATGAGAGAAAGTTTGATGGAGTAGTCTATTCAGAATTCAAACTCTCAGACAGCGAATTGAAAAAGATTGCTGAGGCACTTTCAAAAAAAGTGGATGGTGAAGTCATTCTTCATCAAGGCAAAGAGCCGTATGACGGGATAAAGGTAGAAGTCAATACAGTGGGAATCGAAATCGAATTTTCCAAAAGTAAAATTAAAAAACAGCTTATTGAAAATATTTTGAAAGCAATATAG